A genomic window from Massilia sp. METH4 includes:
- a CDS encoding penicillin acylase family protein, translating to MPRSAVAPVSIVLGCLIPLASLAAPAAQQATKLSPAEVLRLQAQAKRVTILRDKWGIPHIYGKTDADAVFGMLYAQAEDDFNRVERNFITALGRMAEVEGEKALYEDLRMKLFIRPDELQAQYRASPAWLKKLMNAWADGLNWYLQTHPQVQPKLLTRFEPWMALSFSEGSIGGDIEEVDVKSLQRFYADIPELAAASSGSDLDKEPGGSNGFAIAPKISRSGNALLMINPHTSFYFRPEIHVVSEAGLNAYGAVTWGQFFVYQGFNDRLGWMHTSGGGDVIDEFLETVIQKDGKYWYRYGQELRPVREIEITLPFKVIGGMAEKKVTAYFTHHGPVVRREGDKWVSVALMNQPLKALQQSYLRTKARDYKAFWKAMELRTNSSNNTVYADADGNIAYFHGNFIPRRDPRFDYTKPVDGSDPATDWQGLHTVAETIRLFNPKNGWIQNTNNWPYSAAGAYSPRREDYPAYMSMNPENARGIHAVRVLQDKTDFTLESLIAAAYDSQLTAFEPLLPLLLRAYDEAPASALHKAGLSAQIAELRGWDMRYSLASVPTSLGIYWLQDLVKTHGPAAKEEGVPVLEYVEKRITPAQRLEALTRASAKLDSAFGTWRTPWGEINRFQRLTGDIVQPFDDSKPSIPVPYASGNWGALAAYGMTSPQTTKRIYGERGNSFVAAVEFGRKIRAKSILAGGQSGDPASPHFNDQAEMYARGEFKDVLFYKEDVLKNLERQYHPGL from the coding sequence ATGCCGAGAAGCGCCGTTGCACCTGTCTCCATCGTCCTGGGCTGCCTGATTCCGCTCGCCAGCCTGGCGGCCCCCGCCGCCCAGCAGGCCACCAAGCTGAGCCCCGCCGAAGTGCTGCGGCTGCAGGCGCAGGCCAAGCGCGTGACGATCCTGCGCGACAAGTGGGGCATTCCGCACATCTACGGCAAGACCGATGCGGACGCGGTGTTCGGCATGCTCTACGCGCAGGCCGAGGACGACTTCAACCGCGTCGAGCGCAACTTCATCACGGCGCTGGGCCGCATGGCCGAGGTGGAAGGGGAAAAGGCGCTGTACGAAGACTTGCGCATGAAGCTCTTCATCCGGCCGGACGAGTTGCAGGCCCAGTACCGGGCCAGCCCGGCGTGGCTGAAGAAGCTGATGAATGCCTGGGCCGACGGCTTGAACTGGTACCTGCAGACGCATCCGCAAGTGCAGCCGAAACTGCTGACGCGCTTCGAGCCATGGATGGCCCTCAGTTTTTCCGAGGGCAGTATCGGCGGCGACATCGAGGAAGTCGACGTCAAGTCCTTGCAGCGGTTTTATGCGGATATCCCCGAGCTGGCGGCGGCATCGTCCGGCAGTGATCTCGACAAGGAACCGGGTGGCTCGAACGGCTTCGCGATCGCACCGAAGATCAGCCGGAGCGGCAATGCGCTGCTGATGATCAACCCGCACACCTCGTTCTACTTCCGCCCCGAGATCCACGTGGTCAGCGAGGCGGGCCTGAACGCCTATGGGGCGGTGACCTGGGGCCAGTTCTTCGTCTACCAGGGCTTCAACGACCGGCTGGGCTGGATGCACACTTCCGGCGGGGGCGACGTCATCGACGAGTTCCTCGAAACCGTCATCCAGAAGGATGGCAAATACTGGTACCGGTACGGGCAGGAGCTGCGGCCGGTGCGCGAGATCGAGATCACGCTGCCGTTCAAGGTCATCGGCGGCATGGCGGAGAAGAAGGTCACCGCCTACTTCACGCACCATGGTCCGGTGGTGCGGCGCGAGGGCGACAAGTGGGTGTCGGTGGCGCTGATGAACCAGCCGCTGAAGGCGCTGCAGCAATCCTACCTGCGCACCAAGGCGCGCGACTACAAGGCGTTCTGGAAGGCGATGGAGCTGCGCACCAATTCGTCCAACAATACCGTGTACGCGGATGCTGATGGCAATATCGCCTACTTCCACGGCAATTTCATCCCGCGGCGCGACCCCCGCTTCGATTACACCAAGCCCGTCGACGGCAGCGACCCGGCGACCGACTGGCAAGGACTGCACACGGTGGCGGAAACGATCCGCCTGTTCAACCCGAAGAACGGCTGGATCCAGAACACCAACAACTGGCCGTATTCAGCGGCAGGCGCCTACAGCCCGCGGCGCGAGGATTATCCGGCTTACATGTCGATGAATCCGGAAAACGCGCGCGGCATCCACGCGGTGCGGGTATTGCAGGACAAGACCGACTTCACGCTGGAGTCGCTGATCGCCGCGGCCTACGACAGCCAGCTGACGGCCTTCGAACCGCTGCTGCCGCTGCTGCTGCGCGCCTACGACGAGGCGCCGGCCAGCGCCTTGCACAAGGCGGGCCTGTCCGCCCAGATCGCCGAGCTGCGCGGCTGGGACATGCGCTACTCGCTCGCGTCGGTGCCGACCTCGCTGGGCATCTACTGGCTGCAGGATCTCGTCAAGACCCATGGGCCGGCGGCGAAGGAGGAGGGCGTGCCCGTGCTGGAGTATGTCGAGAAGCGCATCACGCCCGCGCAGCGGCTCGAGGCGCTGACGCGGGCGTCGGCGAAGCTGGACAGCGCTTTCGGTACCTGGCGCACGCCGTGGGGGGAAATCAACCGCTTCCAGCGCCTGACCGGCGACATCGTCCAGCCGTTCGACGACAGCAAGCCGAGCATCCCGGTCCCGTACGCCTCGGGCAACTGGGGCGCACTGGCCGCCTACGGCATGACGTCGCCGCAAACGACGAAGCGCATCTACGGCGAGCGCGGCAACAGCTTCGTCGCCGCCGTCGAATTCGGCCGCAAGATCCGCGCGAAAAGCATCCTGGCGGGTGGCCAGAGCGGCGACCCGGCCTCGCCGCACTTCAACGACCAGGCCGAGATGTACGCCCGCGGCGAGTTCAAGGACGTGCTGTTCTACAAGGAAGACGTGCTGAAGAACCTGGAGCGGCAATATCACCCAGGGCTGTAG
- a CDS encoding PLP-dependent aspartate aminotransferase family protein, with protein MSQADNDDHKTAERRQLATRVIHAGQYPDPSTGAIMPPIYATSTFVQQSPGVHKGLDYGRSHNPTRWAFERCVADLEGGAQGYAFASGLAAIATVLELLDAGSHIVAGDDMYGGSFRLFERVRRRSAGHTFTYADLTNPENLLAVLRPETRMVWVETPTNPMLKLADLAAIARICRERGIIAVADNTFASPVVQRPLEHGFDIVVHSATKYLNGHSDIIGGIAVVAGEERQAAWREQLGFLQNSVGAILGPFDSFLALRGVKTLAIRLERHCASAFELAQWLERQPKVRKVFYPGLAAHPQHALARRQMNGFGGIISVDLATDLDGARRFLERCEVFALAESLGGVESLIEHPALMTHATIPAAQRAQLGIGDGLVRLSVGIEHVDDLRRDLENALAAI; from the coding sequence ATGAGCCAAGCCGACAACGACGACCACAAGACAGCAGAACGGCGGCAACTGGCCACCCGCGTGATCCACGCCGGCCAGTACCCCGACCCCTCGACCGGCGCCATCATGCCGCCAATCTACGCCACGTCGACCTTCGTGCAGCAAAGCCCGGGCGTGCACAAGGGCCTCGACTATGGCCGTTCCCACAACCCCACCCGCTGGGCGTTCGAACGCTGCGTGGCGGACCTGGAAGGCGGCGCGCAGGGTTATGCATTCGCCTCCGGCCTCGCGGCGATCGCCACGGTGCTCGAGCTGCTCGATGCCGGCTCGCACATCGTGGCCGGCGACGACATGTACGGCGGCAGCTTCCGGCTGTTCGAGCGCGTGCGCCGGCGCAGCGCCGGCCACACGTTCACCTATGCGGACCTGACGAACCCGGAAAACCTGCTGGCCGTGCTGCGGCCCGAAACGCGGATGGTGTGGGTCGAGACGCCGACCAACCCGATGCTCAAATTGGCGGACCTGGCGGCGATCGCGCGCATCTGCCGCGAGCGCGGCATCATCGCGGTGGCCGACAACACGTTTGCCAGCCCGGTCGTGCAACGGCCGCTGGAACACGGCTTCGACATCGTGGTGCACTCGGCCACCAAGTACCTGAACGGCCATTCCGACATCATCGGCGGCATCGCCGTCGTCGCCGGCGAGGAGCGGCAGGCCGCCTGGCGCGAGCAGCTGGGTTTTCTCCAGAACTCGGTCGGCGCGATCCTCGGGCCGTTCGACAGCTTCCTGGCGCTGCGCGGCGTGAAAACGCTGGCGATCCGGCTGGAGCGCCACTGCGCCAGCGCGTTCGAACTGGCGCAATGGCTGGAGCGGCAGCCCAAGGTGCGCAAGGTGTTCTACCCAGGGCTCGCCGCACACCCGCAGCATGCGCTGGCGCGGCGCCAGATGAACGGCTTCGGCGGCATCATCTCGGTCGACCTCGCCACCGACCTGGACGGGGCGCGGCGTTTCCTGGAACGGTGCGAGGTCTTCGCGCTGGCCGAGAGCCTGGGCGGCGTCGAGAGCCTGATCGAGCACCCGGCGCTGATGACGCACGCGACCATTCCAGCCGCGCAGCGCGCCCAGCTGGGCATCGGCGACGGCCTGGTGCGGCTGTCGGTCGGCATCGAGCACGTGGACGACCTGCGCCGGGACCTGGAGAATGCGCTGGCGGCGATCTGA
- a CDS encoding pyridoxal-phosphate dependent enzyme, translated as MASTTTAALYGLIGNTPLVEVTRLDTGPCQLFLKLESQNPGGSIKDRIALSMIEAAERDGRLKPGGTIVEATAGNTGLGLALVGRIKGYRVVLVVPDKMATEKVLHLKALGAEIHITRSDVGKGHPEYYQDQAARIAADIPGAFYADQFNNPANPLAHETTTGPELWQQAGQQLDAIVVGVGSSGTLTGLSRYFAKANPELEFVLADPKGSILTEFLRTARVPATSGSWAVEGIGEDFVPSIADFSRVKHAYTITDRESFDSARALVRAEGILGGSSTGTLLAAALKYCREQTVPKRVATFVCDTGTRYLSKMYNDGWMFDQGLIERPATGDLRDLIGRRYDAGEVVSVSPTDTLLVAFNRMRAADLAQLPVIENGRLVGIIDESDLLLKVGNEAPAYAGSVGDTMTARLETLRPGDSLQALRSTLDRGLTAVVADEQRFYGLITRYDLLNHLRRKL; from the coding sequence ATGGCGAGCACAACCACCGCCGCGCTGTACGGGCTGATCGGCAATACCCCGCTGGTCGAAGTCACGCGCCTGGACACCGGCCCCTGCCAGCTGTTCCTGAAACTCGAATCCCAGAACCCCGGCGGCTCCATCAAGGACCGCATCGCGCTGTCGATGATCGAGGCGGCCGAGCGCGACGGCCGCCTGAAACCCGGCGGCACGATCGTCGAAGCCACGGCCGGCAATACCGGCCTGGGCCTGGCGCTCGTCGGCCGCATCAAGGGCTACCGCGTGGTGCTCGTGGTGCCCGACAAGATGGCCACCGAGAAGGTGCTGCACCTGAAGGCGCTCGGCGCCGAGATCCACATCACCCGCTCCGACGTGGGCAAGGGCCACCCGGAGTATTACCAGGACCAGGCGGCGCGCATCGCCGCCGACATTCCCGGCGCCTTCTATGCGGACCAGTTCAACAACCCGGCCAACCCGCTGGCGCACGAAACCACCACCGGCCCGGAACTGTGGCAGCAGGCGGGCCAGCAGCTCGACGCCATCGTCGTCGGCGTGGGCTCTTCCGGCACCCTTACCGGACTGTCGCGCTATTTCGCCAAGGCCAATCCCGAGCTGGAATTCGTGCTGGCCGACCCGAAAGGCTCGATCCTCACCGAGTTCCTGCGCACGGCGCGCGTGCCGGCCACCAGCGGCTCGTGGGCGGTGGAAGGCATCGGCGAGGACTTCGTGCCGTCCATCGCCGATTTCTCGCGCGTGAAACACGCCTATACGATCACGGACCGGGAAAGTTTCGACAGTGCCCGCGCGCTGGTGCGTGCTGAAGGCATCCTGGGCGGTTCGTCGACCGGCACGCTGCTGGCCGCCGCCCTGAAATACTGCCGCGAGCAGACCGTACCCAAGCGCGTGGCCACCTTCGTCTGCGACACGGGCACGCGCTACCTCTCGAAGATGTACAACGATGGCTGGATGTTCGACCAGGGCTTGATCGAGCGGCCCGCCACGGGCGACCTGCGCGACCTGATCGGCCGCCGCTACGACGCCGGCGAAGTGGTCAGCGTCTCCCCCACGGACACGCTGCTGGTCGCCTTCAACCGCATGCGCGCGGCCGACCTGGCCCAGCTGCCGGTGATCGAGAACGGCAGGCTGGTGGGCATCATCGACGAATCGGACCTGCTGCTCAAGGTGGGCAATGAGGCGCCGGCCTATGCAGGCTCCGTCGGCGACACGATGACGGCCCGGCTGGAAACGCTGCGCCCCGGCGACAGCCTGCAGGCGCTGCGCAGCACGCTCGACCGCGGCTTGACGGCCGTGGTGGCCGACGAGCAGCGCTTCTACGGCCTGATCACCCGCTACGACCTTCTCAACCACCTGCGCAGGAAACTATGA
- a CDS encoding thymidine kinase — MAKLYFRYSAMNAGKSTAMLQVAHNYEEQGQTVRLFTAAIDDRFGVGKITSRLGLQRTVETYDASTNFLDIDKVACVLVDEAQFLSVAQVQQLHQLAQVKGVPVICYGLRTDFRGEPFPGSIYLLALADTIEELKNICTCGKKATMNIRVDEHGNRIREGAQIAIGGNERYRQACGRCFYSGGH, encoded by the coding sequence GTGGCAAAACTCTATTTCCGTTACTCCGCGATGAACGCGGGCAAATCCACCGCGATGTTGCAGGTCGCCCATAACTACGAGGAACAGGGCCAGACCGTGCGCCTGTTCACGGCGGCGATCGACGACCGGTTCGGCGTCGGCAAGATCACTTCGCGGCTGGGCTTGCAACGGACCGTGGAAACCTACGACGCGAGCACGAATTTCCTGGACATCGACAAGGTCGCCTGCGTGCTGGTGGACGAGGCGCAGTTCCTCTCGGTGGCCCAGGTGCAGCAGCTGCACCAGCTGGCGCAGGTGAAGGGCGTGCCCGTGATCTGCTACGGCCTGCGCACCGACTTCCGCGGCGAGCCGTTCCCCGGCTCGATCTACCTGCTGGCACTGGCGGACACGATCGAGGAATTGAAGAATATCTGCACTTGCGGCAAGAAGGCGACGATGAATATCCGTGTGGATGAGCACGGTAACCGCATCCGCGAGGGTGCGCAGATCGCCATCGGCGGTAACGAGCGCTACCGGCAGGCGTGCGGCCGGTGCTTCTATTCGGGCGGGCATTAA
- a CDS encoding carboxy terminal-processing peptidase: protein MKKQTLLAAMSLAFLSAYGVAAPAEKAAAVEQLKPAAQQTQAALWASRVLSRYHYKAQPLDDAMSEKIYDRYFKSLDAEKLFFVQADLDKYAGAKAKLDDAIVGENLQMPFDIYNLYQQRFNERIGYARELLKTKPDFTLDESYQYDREKAEWAKSDAEVKDLWRKRVKNDWLRLKLAGKDDKAIRETLDKRYENYLSRSRKLNGEDVFQIFMNAYAMSIEPHTNYLGPRASDNFDIQMRLSLEGIGAVLQTRDEYTVIREIVTGSPAGMSGKLKVGDRIVGVAQGDNGPVQDVLGWRIDDVVQQIRGPKDSKVRLQVLPGDAGPDAKPVVISLVRKKISMEEQSAKKSIMEVKDGNVKRRIGVISLPTFYQDFEARRRGDKDYKSATRDVARLLGELKKDKVDNVLIDLRNNGGGSLTEAVELTGLFIDKGPVVQQRSAEGRVEVEQDTIPGLAWDGPIGVLINRGSASASEIFAAAVQDYGRGIVIGEPSFGKGTVQTLISLDRFAQDKQRLGELKMTVAQFFRINGGTTQLRGVTPDIKLPQLTDAENFGESSYDNALPYTVIKPAVYIPAGEVKDIIPLLTKKHEARVAKDKDFQFLVEDVNYVKKQRKENLISLNEKERRKERDEQEARAKQRDARLAAAPSADDPILVPDAKDAAKNAVAAKPAGAKQAKQAAAAVKGASRTDDGLQGDERSLTAELEAEQAAKNAKDVLLLEAVHIMADEVGLLKTDTRLASRVLPYAPDR, encoded by the coding sequence ATGAAGAAGCAAACGCTGCTGGCCGCGATGTCGCTGGCTTTCCTGTCCGCCTACGGTGTCGCCGCTCCGGCCGAGAAGGCCGCCGCCGTTGAACAGCTCAAGCCTGCCGCTCAGCAGACGCAAGCGGCCCTGTGGGCGTCGCGTGTGTTGTCCCGCTATCACTACAAGGCGCAGCCGCTGGACGACGCGATGTCGGAAAAGATCTACGACCGCTATTTCAAGTCGCTGGACGCGGAAAAGCTGTTCTTCGTGCAAGCCGATCTCGACAAATACGCAGGGGCCAAAGCCAAGCTCGACGATGCAATCGTCGGCGAAAACCTGCAGATGCCTTTCGACATCTACAATCTTTATCAGCAGCGGTTCAACGAGCGCATCGGCTATGCGCGTGAATTGCTGAAGACCAAGCCGGATTTCACGCTGGACGAAAGCTACCAGTACGACCGCGAAAAGGCCGAGTGGGCCAAGAGCGATGCAGAGGTGAAAGACCTGTGGCGCAAGCGTGTCAAGAACGACTGGCTGCGCCTGAAACTGGCGGGCAAGGACGACAAGGCGATCCGCGAAACGCTGGACAAGCGCTATGAAAACTACCTGTCCCGTTCGCGCAAGCTCAACGGCGAGGATGTGTTCCAGATCTTCATGAATGCCTACGCGATGTCGATCGAGCCGCACACCAATTACCTGGGCCCGCGCGCTTCGGACAATTTCGATATCCAGATGCGGCTGTCGCTGGAAGGCATCGGCGCGGTGCTGCAGACGCGCGACGAATACACGGTGATCCGCGAGATCGTCACCGGCAGCCCGGCCGGCATGTCCGGCAAGCTGAAGGTGGGCGACAGGATCGTCGGCGTGGCGCAGGGCGACAACGGTCCCGTGCAGGACGTGCTCGGCTGGCGCATCGACGACGTGGTGCAGCAGATCCGCGGCCCGAAGGATTCCAAGGTGCGCCTGCAGGTGCTGCCGGGCGACGCCGGGCCTGATGCCAAGCCGGTCGTGATCTCGCTCGTGCGCAAGAAGATCAGCATGGAAGAGCAGTCGGCCAAGAAGTCGATCATGGAAGTCAAGGATGGCAATGTGAAGCGCCGCATCGGCGTGATCTCGCTGCCCACGTTCTACCAGGACTTCGAGGCGCGGCGCCGCGGCGACAAGGATTACAAGAGCGCCACGCGCGACGTGGCCCGCCTGCTGGGCGAGCTGAAGAAGGACAAGGTCGACAATGTGCTGATCGACCTGCGCAACAACGGCGGCGGTTCGCTGACCGAGGCGGTGGAACTGACCGGCCTGTTCATCGACAAGGGCCCGGTGGTGCAGCAGCGCAGCGCGGAAGGGCGCGTGGAGGTGGAGCAGGATACGATCCCCGGCCTGGCCTGGGATGGTCCGATTGGCGTGCTGATCAACCGCGGCTCCGCGTCGGCGTCCGAGATTTTCGCTGCCGCTGTGCAGGATTACGGCCGCGGTATCGTCATCGGGGAGCCGAGCTTCGGCAAGGGCACGGTGCAGACGTTGATCAGTCTCGACCGCTTCGCGCAGGACAAGCAGCGCCTGGGCGAACTGAAGATGACGGTGGCGCAATTCTTCCGCATCAACGGCGGCACCACGCAGCTGCGCGGCGTCACGCCCGACATCAAGCTGCCGCAGTTGACTGACGCGGAAAACTTCGGCGAGTCGAGCTACGACAACGCGCTGCCGTACACGGTGATCAAGCCGGCCGTGTACATTCCGGCCGGCGAAGTAAAAGACATCATTCCGCTGCTGACGAAGAAGCACGAGGCGCGCGTGGCGAAGGACAAGGACTTCCAGTTCCTCGTCGAGGACGTGAACTACGTGAAGAAGCAGCGCAAGGAAAACCTGATTTCGCTGAACGAGAAGGAGCGCCGCAAGGAGCGCGACGAGCAGGAAGCGCGCGCCAAGCAGCGTGACGCGCGCCTGGCTGCCGCCCCGTCCGCGGACGATCCGATCCTGGTGCCGGATGCGAAGGACGCGGCCAAGAACGCCGTGGCCGCCAAGCCGGCCGGCGCGAAGCAGGCCAAGCAGGCCGCCGCGGCCGTGAAGGGCGCCAGCCGCACCGACGACGGCCTGCAGGGAGACGAACGCTCGCTGACCGCCGAACTGGAAGCGGAACAGGCCGCCAAGAACGCGAAGGACGTGCTGCTGCTCGAAGCCGTGCACATCATGGCCGACGAAGTGGGCTTGCTGAAAACCGATACCCGTCTCGCCTCGCGCGTGCTGCCGTACGCGCCGGACCGCTGA
- a CDS encoding PEPxxWA-CTERM sorting domain-containing protein: MNKTLRSALLCAVAAACASTDALAATVRQSVGFNNVQVSLTDLRPDDGIAPSFTVKRYFTEYQHYMDDYATPKYDVYWTELVHGEVPSAYEHQYGQAITSGETSGTFGELSAFAQSSEANQIVSSGIRQVLEINLSPHTMLVFSGELYHTLELTDVGTVPYYGAFGQHVAVDTKDTHWTKIQGEVPGSPGETVTDRFWYAIANTEDTANWVKLTLGTSAHATALAVPEPSTWAMLLGGIGILAAVARRRQTGGAVTGTGRWTDTSPLPSGRADSATA, from the coding sequence ATGAACAAGACTTTGCGTTCCGCCTTGCTGTGCGCCGTAGCGGCAGCCTGCGCCAGCACCGATGCTCTTGCAGCGACCGTGCGCCAGAGCGTCGGCTTCAACAACGTCCAGGTGTCCCTGACGGATCTGCGGCCGGACGACGGCATTGCGCCGTCCTTCACGGTCAAGCGGTATTTCACCGAATACCAGCATTACATGGATGACTATGCCACGCCAAAGTATGACGTTTACTGGACCGAGTTAGTACACGGCGAAGTACCCTCCGCTTACGAACATCAATACGGCCAGGCCATCACATCCGGCGAGACCAGCGGCACATTCGGGGAATTGAGCGCCTTTGCGCAATCGTCCGAAGCCAACCAGATCGTCAGCTCGGGCATCCGGCAGGTACTCGAAATTAACCTGAGCCCGCATACGATGCTGGTATTTAGCGGCGAGCTGTACCATACCCTGGAACTGACGGACGTCGGCACCGTGCCTTATTACGGCGCATTCGGGCAGCATGTCGCGGTGGACACGAAAGACACCCACTGGACCAAGATCCAGGGCGAAGTACCCGGCAGTCCGGGCGAGACCGTGACCGACCGCTTCTGGTACGCCATCGCCAACACCGAGGACACCGCCAACTGGGTCAAGCTGACGCTCGGCACTTCGGCGCATGCGACGGCACTGGCGGTGCCGGAGCCGTCCACCTGGGCCATGCTGCTCGGCGGCATAGGAATCCTGGCGGCGGTCGCGCGCCGGCGCCAAACCGGGGGAGCTGTCACGGGCACCGGCCGGTGGACCGACACTTCGCCCCTGCCATCCGGCAGGGCTGACAGCGCCACTGCCTGA
- a CDS encoding PEP-CTERM sorting domain-containing protein: MTFETGISDIAFGVVDLTPGDNAAAAFSYTFSDSRYEVSVWGPGGKQAIDDTSSGLKPVNHALAEGPSYAAVHTSGRPGEFSLEGAAFSNLDEDGRVSVSAMQAYTFTLSANSVLTLSGNFYQRVSEAQLPGYFQSGVNRVELSFTSPDLPIYGGYYSSLVLNRESDLHVDRDLWLAYANTSNQAVTIDVTFSVENYSIIYSDLPIAAVPEPSTWAMLAAGMLTVGAIARRRHRHA, encoded by the coding sequence GTGACGTTTGAAACGGGCATCAGCGACATCGCCTTCGGCGTGGTGGACCTGACGCCCGGCGATAATGCCGCAGCGGCCTTCAGTTACACCTTTTCCGACAGCCGTTACGAAGTCTCCGTGTGGGGACCGGGCGGCAAGCAGGCAATCGACGATACCAGTTCGGGACTGAAGCCGGTGAACCATGCCCTCGCGGAAGGGCCCTCGTATGCCGCCGTGCACACTTCCGGCAGGCCAGGCGAGTTTTCGCTGGAAGGCGCCGCGTTCAGCAATCTCGACGAGGACGGTCGCGTTTCCGTGTCAGCCATGCAGGCATACACGTTCACATTGTCGGCAAACAGCGTCCTTACGCTCAGCGGCAACTTCTACCAGCGCGTATCGGAGGCGCAATTGCCCGGCTATTTTCAATCGGGCGTCAACAGGGTGGAACTGTCGTTCACGAGCCCGGACCTGCCCATCTATGGCGGCTACTACAGCTCGCTGGTCCTCAACAGGGAGTCCGACCTCCACGTGGACCGGGATCTGTGGCTTGCCTATGCCAATACCTCGAACCAGGCCGTCACCATCGACGTAACCTTCTCTGTGGAAAATTACTCGATCATTTATTCGGACCTCCCCATTGCCGCCGTACCCGAACCATCGACCTGGGCGATGCTCGCTGCCGGCATGCTCACCGTTGGCGCGATCGCGCGCCGCCGCCACCGTCACGCCTGA
- a CDS encoding 2Fe-2S iron-sulfur cluster-binding protein, with translation MHPVKPAAPTGPAIVVNGVEHRMNVDVRTTLLDYLRDHLHLTGTKKGCDHGQCGACTVHLNGRRINSCLALALAHEGDDVTTIEGLGDPERLHPMQAAFVRHDGYQCGYCTAGQIMSAVALLDEPCGRDDGTVRECMSGNLCRCGAYANIVAAIQDARKEMGK, from the coding sequence ATGCACCCAGTAAAGCCGGCGGCGCCCACGGGGCCTGCCATCGTCGTCAACGGCGTCGAGCACAGGATGAACGTGGATGTGCGCACCACGCTGCTCGATTACCTGCGCGACCACCTCCACCTGACCGGCACGAAAAAGGGGTGCGACCATGGCCAGTGCGGTGCCTGCACCGTGCACCTGAACGGCCGCCGCATCAATTCATGCCTTGCACTCGCGCTGGCGCACGAGGGCGACGACGTGACCACGATCGAAGGCCTGGGCGACCCCGAGCGGCTGCACCCGATGCAGGCCGCCTTCGTGCGGCACGACGGCTACCAGTGCGGCTACTGTACCGCCGGGCAGATCATGTCGGCCGTGGCGCTGCTGGACGAACCCTGCGGCCGGGACGACGGCACGGTGCGCGAATGCATGAGCGGCAACCTGTGCCGCTGCGGGGCGTATGCGAACATCGTCGCGGCGATCCAGGATGCCCGCAAGGAGATGGGCAAATGA
- a CDS encoding xanthine dehydrogenase family protein subunit M, translating to MRTFELRRAASVDDAVLLGAASPTAQQGATVRYLAGGTTLLDLMKLDVEQPAHVVQIDRLGLDRIEAGEDAGLSIGATVRNSDLAHDERVRLGYPVLCEALLAGASGQLRNMATTAGNLLQRTRCVYFRDPGMACNKRVPGSGCDALEGYHRNLALLGTSEHCIATNPSDMNVALVVLEAVVHVAGLHGRRAIPIANFHLLPRDTPHIETPLMPGDLVTHITLPPLPPGARSGYLKLRDRASYEFALASCAVVLQVTDGRVERVRLGLGGVATRPWRAVDAEHILTGQPLTVANIEAAAAVALRDAQPRPGNAFKAELARRCIVQAIRNVAGEDLQ from the coding sequence ATGAGGACCTTCGAGCTGCGCCGCGCCGCGAGCGTGGACGATGCGGTGCTGCTGGGCGCCGCGTCGCCCACCGCACAGCAGGGGGCCACCGTGCGCTACCTGGCCGGCGGCACCACGCTGCTGGACCTGATGAAGCTGGACGTGGAGCAACCCGCCCACGTGGTGCAGATCGACCGGCTGGGACTGGACCGGATCGAGGCCGGCGAGGATGCCGGCCTGTCGATCGGCGCCACCGTGCGCAACAGCGACCTGGCCCATGACGAGCGGGTCCGCCTCGGTTATCCCGTGCTGTGCGAGGCGCTGCTGGCGGGCGCCTCGGGCCAGTTGCGCAATATGGCGACGACCGCCGGCAACCTGTTGCAACGGACGCGCTGCGTGTATTTCCGCGACCCGGGCATGGCTTGCAACAAGCGTGTCCCCGGCAGCGGTTGCGATGCGTTGGAGGGCTACCACCGCAACCTCGCGCTGCTGGGTACCAGCGAACATTGCATCGCCACCAATCCTTCGGACATGAACGTGGCGCTGGTGGTGCTGGAGGCGGTCGTGCATGTCGCGGGCCTGCATGGCCGGCGCGCGATCCCGATCGCCAACTTCCACCTGCTGCCGCGCGACACGCCGCACATCGAGACGCCGCTGATGCCGGGCGACCTCGTCACCCACATCACGCTGCCGCCGCTGCCCCCGGGCGCCCGTTCCGGTTACCTGAAGCTGCGCGACCGCGCATCGTACGAATTCGCGCTGGCTTCGTGCGCCGTCGTCCTGCAAGTGACCGATGGCCGGGTCGAGCGGGTCAGGCTCGGCCTCGGCGGCGTCGCCACCCGGCCCTGGCGCGCGGTGGATGCCGAGCACATACTCACCGGACAGCCGCTGACCGTGGCGAACATCGAGGCGGCAGCGGCCGTCGCGCTGCGGGATGCGCAGCCGCGGCCGGGCAATGCTTTCAAGGCCGAGCTGGCGCGCCGCTGCATCGTGCAGGCGATCAGGAACGTGGCAGGGGAGGACTTGCAATGA